The DNA segment TGCAGTGCTGCCACGGAATGCCGGTTTGCCGGCGGCGCGACATGCAGACAATTGCGCGTAGGGGTAGAGTGCGGACGGGAGAACGGTGCTATGACCACAGGGGCGTGCTCCGCACCAACCGGGAGCTACCTGAGCCGCTGAAGCGGCCTGGCTGCAGGGTGCAGCGCGGCCAACCTGTCGCGGCTCCATGGTCCTTCCGCCCGTGAACCCGTCACGTCCAGTGCGGCGTCTTCCAGCCGCCGGCCCAGCCTAAACCGGCGTGCCCGGCCAAATCCGGAAAAGAGTCACGGCGAGCCCGCGCGCAAAACACAACGGAAGCCGAGGTCGTCGCTGATGTACGCCGGGAGGCTGTAGTACCGGTACGACGAGCGAAAGTTCAACGGATCGTTGTAGCCCCATGGTCCGCCGCGCACAACCCGAGACTGTCCCGGCGCAAGGTCCACGGGGTCCGGCTGCTCGCCGGCGCGACCGCTCCAGAAAGCTTTGTGGTACCAGTCCCGGCACCAGTCCTTCACGTTCCCGGCCATGTCGCTGCAGCCGTAGGGGCTCATACCGTAGTGGCCCACCGCCGTCGTGCCGCCTGCGTCGCCAAGCTTGGACTTGCTGCACCAGAGTTTGGAGGTGTCAAAGTGGCTGCCCCACGGGTATTTCCGCCTGTCCGTGCCACGCGCGGCCTTCTCCCACTGCGCCTCCGTCGGCAGCGCGCAGCCTGCCCACCGCGCGTACGCTGCAGCGTCGGCCCACGTCACGTTGACAACCGGGCGATCGCCCTTGCTCCAGGCCGGGTCGAATTCAGGCGCGTACGGCAGCGACCGACCCGTCGCCCGGCAGAACCTGCGGTACTCCGTCACCGTCACATCGTTTCGATACATCCAGAAACCGCTCAGCCTCACCGTATGCGGTGGGTTGTCACCCTGATCGCTGTCACCCATCTGGAAGGGACCCGGCGGTATCCAGACCATCTCCGCGCCGTCTTTCAGATTGGTCCGGTGGCGCCTCCCGGAGGGTGGATGAACAACCGCCCGGGGATGAGACAACGCGCCCTGCGCCAGAACCGGTCCGCCCCATATCCCAGGGATGCAGACAAGCAGCAGGAGCACAGCGATCGCCAGTCCACCTGCCTTTTTTGGCAACATGCAAACCATCTCCTCACAAAACCTCGGCCGGCGGCGGGAAGTGAAACGAGTCAAAGTGCAGGGTCACGGCGAGCCCGCGCGCAGAGCACAACGGAAGCCGTAGTCGATGTACTTGAGCGCCGAGTCATCGATCCACCGGTCCGAAGTGCGGAAGAACATAGGCACGTAGTTGTACCACGATCCACCGCGCACAACCCGGGACGCCCCCGGCGCAAGGTCCACGGGATCCGGCTGT comes from the Armatimonadota bacterium genome and includes:
- a CDS encoding SUMF1/EgtB/PvdO family nonheme iron enzyme — protein: MLPKKAGGLAIAVLLLLVCIPGIWGGPVLAQGALSHPRAVVHPPSGRRHRTNLKDGAEMVWIPPGPFQMGDSDQGDNPPHTVRLSGFWMYRNDVTVTEYRRFCRATGRSLPYAPEFDPAWSKGDRPVVNVTWADAAAYARWAGCALPTEAQWEKAARGTDRRKYPWGSHFDTSKLWCSKSKLGDAGGTTAVGHYGMSPYGCSDMAGNVKDWCRDWYHKAFWSGRAGEQPDPVDLAPGQSRVVRGGPWGYNDPLNFRSSYRYYSLPAYISDDLGFRCVLRAGSP